Below is a genomic region from Roseovarius arcticus.
CAGATAGATATGAGGTCCGGCATGGCAAACGTGGTCGTTGTGGGCGCCCAGTGGGGCGACGAAGGCAAAGGCAAGATCGTCGATTGGCTGAGCGAGCGGGCCGACGTGATCGCCCGGTTTCAGGGCGGGCATAACGCTGGCCACACGCTGGTTGTCGATGGCAAGGTCTATAAGCTGAACGCGCTGCCGTCGGGCGTGGTGCGCGGTGGCAAGCTGAGCGTGATCGGCAATGGCGTGGTACTGGACCCGTGGCATCTGGTGCAGGAAATCGCCAAGATTCGCGAGCAGGGCGTCGAGATCACCCCCGAGACGCTGATGATTGCCGAGAATACGCCACTGATTCTGCCGATCCACGGTGAGTTGGACCGCGCCCGCGAAGAGGCCGCGTGTAAAGGCACCAAGATCGGTACCACCGGGCGCGGCATTGGCCCCGCCTACGAGGACAAGGTCGGGCGCCGGTCGGTCCGTGTGGCCGACCTGGGCGATCATGCCACGTTGGAGGCACGGGTGGACCGCGCGCTGCAGCACCACGATCCGCTGCGTAAGGGTCTGGGGATTGAAGCGGTCGACCGCGACGCGCTGATCCAGCAACTCAAAGACATCGCGCCGGAGATCCTTCAGTATGCTGCGCCTGTCTGGAAGGTGCTGAACGACAAGCGCAAAGCCGGCAAGCGTATCTTGTTCGAGGGTGCGCAAGGCGCGTTGCTTGATATAGACTTTGGCACATACCCGTTTGTGACATCCTCCAACGTGATTGCAGGGCAGGCGGCCACTGGTGTGGGCGTGGGACCGAACGCGATCAATTATGTGCTGGGAATTGTCAAAGCCTACACGACCCGCGTCGGCGAGGGCCCATTCCCGACCGAGCTGGACGATGCAGATGGCCAGCGACTGGGCGAGCGGGGCCGAGAATTTGGCACTGTGACAGGCCGCAAGCGGCGTTGCGGGTGGTTCGATGCTGCCCTCGTGCGCCAGACCTGCGCGACCTCTGGCGTCAAGGGAATCGCCCTAACCAAGCTGGACGTGCTGGACGGGTTTGAAACCCTGCGCATCTGCACCGGCTATGAGTTGGATGGCGAGGTGCTGGACTATCTGCCCACGGCCGCCGACAGGCAGGCGCGCTGCACGCCCATCTATGAGGAAATGCCCGGCTGGTCCGAGTCGACCGAGGGCGCGCGCAGTTGGGCCGAGCTGCCCGCCGGCGCGATCAAGTATGTGCGCCGCGTCGAGGAGTTGATCGAATGTCCGGTCG
It encodes:
- a CDS encoding adenylosuccinate synthase is translated as MANVVVVGAQWGDEGKGKIVDWLSERADVIARFQGGHNAGHTLVVDGKVYKLNALPSGVVRGGKLSVIGNGVVLDPWHLVQEIAKIREQGVEITPETLMIAENTPLILPIHGELDRAREEAACKGTKIGTTGRGIGPAYEDKVGRRSVRVADLGDHATLEARVDRALQHHDPLRKGLGIEAVDRDALIQQLKDIAPEILQYAAPVWKVLNDKRKAGKRILFEGAQGALLDIDFGTYPFVTSSNVIAGQAATGVGVGPNAINYVLGIVKAYTTRVGEGPFPTELDDADGQRLGERGREFGTVTGRKRRCGWFDAALVRQTCATSGVKGIALTKLDVLDGFETLRICTGYELDGEVLDYLPTAADRQARCTPIYEEMPGWSESTEGARSWAELPAGAIKYVRRVEELIECPVALLSTSPEREDTVLVTDPFAD